A stretch of the Cetobacterium somerae ATCC BAA-474 genome encodes the following:
- a CDS encoding M20 metallopeptidase family protein codes for MNIELLKKHSENIKNWLVKVRRDFHEHPELGTQEFRTHDKICEYLDEMSIPHRTSFDTGVIAEIEGENKNITIALRGDIDALPIQDIKSVDYASKNSGICHACGHDVHTTVVLGVAKYFYETKEKPPVNIRLFFQPAEETVGGAKPMIEDGALDGVNAVYGLHVDETIDVGKIGIKYGAMNASSDTLKIKIKGESCHGAYPSRGVDALLIASHVIIALQSIVSRNLDARESGVITIGTINGGTAGNIISNEIELRGTLRTLDPDVRARMKKRIEEIVTTLPLAFGGKGEIDIEPGYTALINHDKSVDIIKKSATELFGENSIYEKKLANMGVEDFAYFIENTEGAFFTLGVRNTEKNIKTQAHNGNFDIDEEAIVNGVMMQILNVYNSI; via the coding sequence ATGAATATAGAGCTTTTAAAAAAACACAGCGAAAATATAAAAAATTGGTTAGTAAAGGTGAGAAGAGATTTTCATGAGCACCCAGAATTAGGAACTCAAGAGTTTAGAACTCACGATAAAATTTGTGAATATTTAGATGAGATGAGTATTCCTCATAGAACTTCATTTGACACAGGAGTTATAGCTGAGATTGAGGGAGAAAATAAAAATATAACGATAGCATTAAGAGGAGATATAGATGCACTTCCTATACAGGATATAAAAAGTGTTGATTATGCTTCAAAAAATAGTGGAATTTGCCATGCTTGTGGGCACGATGTACATACAACTGTAGTTTTAGGAGTGGCAAAATATTTTTATGAAACAAAGGAGAAGCCACCTGTAAATATAAGATTATTTTTCCAACCTGCTGAGGAAACTGTTGGAGGAGCAAAACCTATGATTGAAGATGGAGCTCTTGATGGAGTTAATGCTGTTTATGGATTACATGTAGATGAAACTATAGATGTTGGAAAAATTGGAATAAAGTACGGAGCTATGAATGCTTCTTCAGATACCTTAAAAATAAAGATAAAGGGAGAAAGTTGTCATGGTGCTTATCCAAGTAGAGGTGTGGATGCACTTTTAATAGCATCTCATGTGATTATTGCTCTTCAGAGTATTGTGAGTAGAAATTTAGATGCTAGAGAATCTGGTGTAATAACAATTGGAACAATAAATGGTGGAACTGCTGGGAATATTATATCAAATGAGATTGAGCTTAGAGGAACTTTGAGAACTTTAGATCCAGATGTTAGAGCTAGAATGAAAAAAAGAATTGAAGAGATTGTAACAACTCTACCTTTAGCTTTTGGTGGAAAGGGTGAGATTGATATAGAGCCTGGTTACACAGCTTTAATAAACCATGATAAATCTGTAGATATTATTAAAAAAAGTGCTACTGAACTTTTTGGAGAGAATAGTATCTATGAAAAAAAGTTAGCCAATATGGGAGTGGAAGACTTTGCGTATTTCATTGAAAACACTGAGGGAGCATTTTTTACTTTAGGAGTTAGAAATACTGAAAAAAATATAAAAACTCAGGCTCATAATGGAAACTTTGATATTGATGAAGAAGCAATTGTTAATGGAGTAATGATGCAAATATTAAATGTATATAACTCAATTTAA
- a CDS encoding serine hydrolase, translating into MERFNQLKSNLQNIINEFSGKVGIIVKVDGEEIFSKNESKIFQSASLIKLFILEALLEKISQGELSYSDKKSVDSMDKVPGFGVLKVLDDNLSVTIKDLATLMITLSDNTATNMLIDILGIDYIQSFIEKKNYYETQLQRKMYDSEARERGLDNFTSARDTLKVLENLYCDETALFILKNQLCNSKIPLYFFRKVEVAHKTGDLTNIEHDAGRIFFKNSFVDLIILAEGENKEAVLLNNRLGECIYENFKNC; encoded by the coding sequence ATGGAAAGATTTAATCAACTAAAATCTAATTTACAAAATATAATTAATGAATTTTCAGGAAAAGTAGGCATTATAGTTAAGGTTGATGGAGAAGAGATATTTTCTAAAAATGAAAGTAAAATTTTTCAATCAGCTAGTTTGATAAAGCTTTTTATTTTAGAGGCACTCTTAGAAAAAATATCTCAAGGTGAATTATCTTATAGTGATAAAAAAAGTGTGGATTCAATGGATAAAGTTCCAGGCTTTGGAGTTTTAAAAGTTTTAGATGATAATTTAAGTGTGACAATAAAAGATTTAGCGACACTTATGATAACTTTAAGTGATAATACAGCTACGAACATGTTGATAGATATTTTAGGAATAGATTACATTCAAAGTTTTATTGAGAAAAAAAATTACTATGAGACTCAACTTCAAAGAAAAATGTATGACTCTGAAGCTAGAGAGAGGGGATTAGATAATTTTACAAGTGCTAGAGATACCTTAAAGGTTTTAGAAAATCTATATTGTGATGAGACAGCACTTTTTATTTTAAAAAATCAACTGTGTAACTCTAAAATTCCTCTATATTTTTTTAGAAAGGTAGAGGTGGCTCATAAAACTGGTGATTTAACAAATATAGAGCATGATGCAGGAAGAATATTTTTCAAAAATAGCTTTGTAGATTTGATTATTTTAGCAGAGGGAGAAAATAAAGAAGCCGTTCTCTTAAATAATAGATTGGGTGAATGTATATATGAAAACTTTAAAAACTGTTGA